A genomic segment from Actinomadura hallensis encodes:
- a CDS encoding Zn-ribbon domain-containing OB-fold protein produces MTTTKERRPAVEGWFTSEDGAVRLLGTRCASCGTPYFPRNELACRNPACTGPKDGSELEPYTFSGRGRIWSYADSRYQPPPPYVSPDPFVPYAVAAVELEAERMVVLGQVAPGHTVDDLAVGMEVELTEGTLYEDDEAEYTVWMWRPVP; encoded by the coding sequence GTGACCACGACCAAGGAGCGCCGCCCGGCCGTCGAGGGATGGTTCACGTCCGAGGACGGCGCCGTCAGGCTGCTGGGCACCCGCTGCGCGTCCTGCGGAACACCGTATTTCCCGCGCAACGAGCTCGCCTGCCGCAACCCCGCCTGCACCGGACCGAAGGACGGCTCGGAGCTGGAGCCCTACACCTTCTCCGGGCGCGGTCGCATCTGGTCCTACGCCGACTCCCGCTACCAGCCGCCGCCCCCGTACGTCTCCCCCGACCCGTTCGTGCCCTACGCCGTCGCGGCCGTCGAGCTCGAGGCCGAGCGCATGGTCGTCCTCGGCCAGGTGGCCCCCGGCCACACCGTCGACGACCTCGCCGTGGGCATGGAGGTCGAACTGACGGAGGGCACACTCTACGAGGACGACGAGGCCGAGTACACCGTCTGGATGTGGAGGCCCGTCCCATGA